One Glycocaulis abyssi DNA window includes the following coding sequences:
- a CDS encoding DUF6265 family protein, giving the protein MRLSMLALCLALAAPAAPAFADEPDFAWLAGHWRSDNNGRVSEEVWMAPEGGLMTGMGRTLRDGRAVSFEFLYIATGADAAYFAQPGGRPPVRFGLVSQDGESAVFENPDHDFPQRIEYVRDGDRLNATISTLDRERQFSWSWTLQD; this is encoded by the coding sequence ATGCGCCTGTCAATGCTTGCCCTGTGCCTTGCTCTTGCCGCTCCGGCTGCCCCTGCATTCGCGGACGAACCTGATTTTGCCTGGCTCGCCGGTCACTGGCGTAGCGACAATAATGGCCGGGTGTCCGAGGAGGTCTGGATGGCCCCGGAAGGCGGGCTGATGACCGGTATGGGCCGGACCCTGAGAGACGGGCGGGCCGTCAGCTTCGAGTTCCTCTATATCGCAACGGGCGCCGATGCCGCCTATTTCGCCCAACCCGGTGGCCGCCCACCGGTGAGGTTCGGCCTTGTGTCACAGGACGGTGAGAGCGCGGTGTTTGAAAACCCCGACCACGACTTTCCCCAGCGCATCGAATACGTCCGCGATGGTGACAGACTGAACGCCACCATCTCGACGCTCGACCGGGAGCGCCAGTTCAGCTGGAGCTGGACCCTTCAGGACTAG
- the mdh gene encoding malate dehydrogenase: MARKKIALIGAGMIGGTLAHIAAREELGDVVLMDLAEGTAKGKALDIAEASPVFGKDSHLSGGSVEDYSPILGADVCIVTAGVPRKPGMSRDDLLGINLKVMKAVGEGIKKFAPNAFVICITNPLDAMVWALREFSGLPHNMVVGMAGVLDSARFRWFLAEEFKVSVEDVTAFVMGGHGDTMVPLTRYSTVAGIPVPDMIEMGWTTQAKMDAIVDRTRSGGGEIVQLLGNGSAFYAPAESAIAMAKSYLNDKKRVLPCAVHLSGEFGVKDMYVGVPVVIGAGGAERIVEISLNADEQKMFDHSVDAVKGLVKACKDIDPSLA; the protein is encoded by the coding sequence ATGGCCCGCAAGAAGATTGCCCTTATCGGCGCCGGCATGATCGGCGGCACGCTTGCCCATATCGCTGCGCGTGAAGAGCTGGGCGATGTCGTCCTGATGGATCTGGCTGAAGGCACCGCCAAGGGCAAGGCGCTCGATATCGCTGAGGCGAGCCCCGTGTTCGGCAAGGACAGCCATCTCTCCGGCGGTTCGGTGGAAGACTATTCGCCGATTCTGGGCGCGGATGTGTGCATCGTCACCGCAGGTGTGCCGCGCAAGCCCGGCATGAGCCGCGATGACCTTCTGGGCATCAATCTCAAAGTGATGAAGGCCGTTGGCGAGGGCATCAAGAAATTTGCCCCGAACGCCTTCGTGATCTGCATCACCAATCCGCTCGATGCGATGGTGTGGGCGCTGCGTGAGTTTTCCGGCCTGCCGCACAACATGGTGGTCGGCATGGCGGGCGTGCTGGATTCGGCCCGCTTCCGCTGGTTCCTGGCTGAAGAGTTCAAGGTGTCGGTGGAAGACGTCACCGCCTTCGTGATGGGCGGGCATGGCGACACCATGGTGCCGCTGACGCGCTACTCCACCGTGGCTGGCATCCCCGTGCCGGACATGATCGAGATGGGCTGGACCACGCAAGCGAAGATGGACGCCATCGTGGACCGCACCCGCTCTGGCGGCGGCGAGATCGTCCAGCTTCTGGGCAATGGCTCGGCCTTCTACGCACCGGCCGAAAGCGCGATTGCCATGGCCAAGTCCTATCTCAACGACAAGAAGCGCGTCCTGCCCTGCGCGGTGCATCTGAGCGGCGAGTTCGGCGTAAAGGACATGTATGTCGGCGTACCGGTGGTGATCGGCGCGGGCGGCGCAGAAAGAATCGTCGAGATCAGCCTCAATGCCGACGAACAGAAAATGTTCGACCACTCGGTCGATGCCGTGAAGGGCCTTGTCAAAGCCTGCAAGGATATCGATCCGAGCCTAGCGTAA
- a CDS encoding aspartate-semialdehyde dehydrogenase, whose translation MALNIAVVGATGAVGKEMLTILAERLFPAGEVHALASRRSVGTELSYGDKTLKCKDLETFDFSSVDLVLMSAGGDVSKEWSPKIAKAGAIVIDNSSAWRMDPDVPLIVPEVNADALDDGIRKGIIANPNCSTIQTVVALKPLHDAATINRVSVATYQSTSGAGTEGMDELWKQTRAIYVNDPVEPQAFSKQIAFNVIPKIDVFMEDGSTKEEWKMVVETKKILDPKIKLFATCARVPVFVGHCVAAHIEFETGISAKKARSILREAPGIMLIDRADEEEPAFVTPVECVGEFATFVSRVREDPTVENGLALWIVSDNLRKGAALNAVQIAELLLNKGIVKA comes from the coding sequence ATGGCCCTCAATATCGCAGTCGTTGGCGCAACCGGCGCGGTGGGCAAGGAAATGCTCACCATCCTCGCCGAGCGCCTGTTCCCGGCTGGCGAGGTTCACGCCCTCGCCTCGCGCCGCTCGGTCGGCACCGAGCTGAGCTATGGCGACAAGACCCTGAAATGCAAGGACCTGGAGACGTTCGACTTCTCGTCCGTCGACCTCGTCCTGATGAGCGCGGGCGGAGATGTGTCGAAGGAATGGTCCCCGAAAATCGCCAAGGCAGGCGCCATCGTGATCGACAATTCGTCGGCCTGGCGGATGGACCCGGACGTACCGCTCATCGTGCCGGAGGTGAATGCCGATGCGCTCGATGACGGCATCAGGAAGGGCATTATCGCCAATCCGAACTGCTCCACCATCCAGACCGTGGTTGCACTCAAACCCCTGCACGATGCGGCCACCATCAACCGCGTCTCGGTAGCCACCTACCAGTCCACCTCCGGGGCGGGCACCGAGGGCATGGACGAGCTGTGGAAGCAGACCCGCGCCATCTATGTGAACGATCCGGTTGAGCCGCAGGCCTTTTCCAAGCAGATCGCCTTCAACGTGATCCCCAAAATCGACGTCTTCATGGAGGACGGCTCCACCAAGGAAGAGTGGAAGATGGTGGTCGAGACCAAGAAAATCCTCGACCCGAAGATAAAGCTCTTTGCCACCTGCGCGCGCGTGCCGGTCTTTGTCGGCCACTGCGTCGCCGCCCATATCGAGTTCGAAACCGGAATCAGCGCGAAGAAGGCCCGCTCGATATTGCGCGAAGCGCCCGGCATCATGCTGATCGACCGCGCGGATGAGGAAGAGCCAGCCTTCGTCACGCCGGTGGAGTGCGTGGGCGAATTTGCAACCTTCGTCTCCCGCGTGCGCGAGGACCCGACCGTGGAGAACGGTCTCGCCCTGTGGATCGTCTCGGACAATCTGCGCAAAGGTGCCGCCCTCAACGCCGTCCAGATTGCCGAGCTCCTGCTCAACAAGGGTATCGTGAAGGCCTGA
- a CDS encoding acyl-CoA dehydrogenase family protein codes for MQSPFDTAERKAFRESVEAFVAREIAPFANEWDEAGDFPWELHQKAGALGLFGFGIDEAYGGLGFDDAFMRMDSGVTLAYTGAGGVNASLGCRNIMTGPIAKLASEEIRKAVLPEIISGREGGALAMTEPSGGSDLSRMKTRAVKDGDGWRITGEKTFITGGMKARWYVVGARTGGEGFGGISLFLVEAGSEGFSRTPIKNKMGWWASDTATLHFDDCYVPAGNQLGEEGLCLLAIMENFNYERLALASGCLGMAKRCLDDAVSWAKERETFGKPLIKHQVIRHKIADMSMRIDALEAYLRAIAWTMTEGEMPVAELSKVKVLASTTAEFCASEAMQILGGAGYLRGCAIERIYREVKVMAIGGGSEEIMRDLAVKQMGL; via the coding sequence ATGCAAAGCCCGTTCGATACAGCCGAACGCAAGGCTTTCCGCGAGAGTGTGGAGGCTTTCGTGGCGCGCGAGATCGCGCCCTTTGCCAATGAATGGGACGAGGCGGGCGATTTCCCCTGGGAGCTGCATCAGAAAGCCGGGGCGCTCGGCCTGTTCGGCTTCGGGATTGACGAAGCTTATGGCGGGCTCGGCTTTGACGATGCCTTCATGCGCATGGATAGCGGCGTAACCCTTGCCTATACGGGCGCGGGCGGGGTCAATGCCTCGCTCGGCTGCCGCAATATCATGACCGGCCCCATCGCGAAGCTGGCCTCTGAAGAGATCAGAAAAGCCGTCCTGCCGGAGATCATTTCAGGGCGTGAAGGCGGCGCGCTCGCCATGACCGAGCCGTCCGGCGGTTCAGACCTCTCGCGCATGAAGACCCGCGCGGTGAAGGACGGCGATGGCTGGCGCATAACGGGTGAAAAAACCTTCATCACCGGCGGCATGAAGGCGCGCTGGTATGTCGTCGGCGCGCGCACGGGCGGCGAGGGCTTTGGCGGCATCTCGCTCTTCCTCGTGGAGGCAGGCTCTGAAGGTTTCAGCCGCACGCCGATAAAGAACAAGATGGGCTGGTGGGCGTCTGACACCGCCACGCTCCATTTCGATGATTGCTACGTGCCCGCGGGCAACCAGCTGGGTGAGGAGGGCCTGTGCCTTCTCGCCATCATGGAAAACTTCAATTATGAGCGCCTCGCGCTCGCTTCGGGCTGCCTTGGCATGGCCAAACGCTGCCTTGACGATGCGGTTAGCTGGGCGAAGGAGCGCGAGACCTTCGGCAAGCCGCTCATCAAACATCAGGTCATCCGCCACAAGATCGCGGACATGAGCATGCGCATCGATGCGCTGGAGGCTTACTTGCGCGCCATTGCATGGACCATGACTGAGGGCGAGATGCCGGTCGCCGAGCTGTCCAAGGTGAAGGTGCTCGCCTCCACCACGGCCGAGTTCTGCGCCAGCGAGGCCATGCAGATCCTCGGCGGGGCGGGTTATTTGCGAGGGTGCGCCATCGAGCGCATCTACCGCGAGGTGAAGGTGATGGCGATTGGCGGCGGCTCTGAAGAGATCATGCGCGATCTGGCGGTAAAGCAGATGGGGCTGTAG
- a CDS encoding BolA family protein, translated as MTEMRRVIEDKLKAALAPLELTITDDSAAHAGHAGSRPGGQSHFTVEIVSEAFAGQSRIARHRLVNQALAEELTGPIHALVIRAKAPGE; from the coding sequence ATGACAGAGATGCGCCGGGTGATCGAGGACAAGCTGAAAGCGGCGCTGGCTCCGCTTGAGCTGACCATCACTGACGATAGCGCCGCCCATGCCGGTCATGCGGGCTCACGGCCCGGCGGGCAGAGCCATTTCACCGTCGAGATCGTGTCAGAGGCGTTTGCGGGCCAGAGCCGTATCGCGCGGCATCGTCTGGTCAATCAGGCACTCGCCGAGGAGCTGACCGGCCCCATCCATGCTCTGGTGATACGGGCGAAAGCGCCGGGGGAGTAA
- a CDS encoding J domain-containing protein: MDSGFKYRPRFKDIRIRPPGGKPAEEVTLCEYPRCNEHATAKAPKSRERLNEHYNFCQKHAAEYNKSWNFFEGMSEGAAQAYAQSAAWGHRPTWNFRAGGTARAKAQQASTDWQSAFIDPFTLFGERPPPRHGEGTAAPKGRQLGRLQQKALDTLGLEAEASKGDVRKRYAELVRAYHPDANGGDRSREEALQRVVASYQILKSAGMA; this comes from the coding sequence ATGGATTCTGGCTTCAAATACCGTCCGCGCTTCAAGGATATCCGCATCCGTCCGCCCGGTGGCAAGCCGGCCGAGGAAGTAACCTTGTGCGAATACCCGCGCTGCAACGAGCACGCGACGGCCAAGGCCCCCAAATCGCGCGAGCGGCTGAACGAGCATTATAACTTCTGCCAGAAGCACGCCGCCGAGTACAACAAGAGCTGGAATTTCTTTGAAGGCATGAGTGAGGGCGCGGCGCAAGCCTACGCCCAGAGCGCCGCCTGGGGCCACCGCCCGACCTGGAATTTCCGCGCTGGCGGCACCGCGCGCGCCAAGGCCCAGCAGGCCAGCACCGACTGGCAGTCCGCCTTCATCGACCCCTTCACGCTGTTCGGCGAGCGTCCCCCTCCCCGCCATGGTGAGGGTACGGCCGCGCCCAAAGGCCGGCAGCTTGGCCGCCTGCAGCAAAAAGCGCTGGATACGCTGGGGCTGGAGGCCGAAGCCAGCAAGGGCGATGTGCGCAAGCGCTATGCCGAGCTGGTGCGGGCCTATCACCCCGACGCCAATGGCGGGGACCGCTCCCGCGAGGAAGCCCTGCAGCGCGTCGTCGCCAGCTACCAGATCCTCAAAAGCGCAGGGATGGCATAA
- the cobS gene encoding cobaltochelatase subunit CobS yields the protein MTDTLIAAKPDTTADCKALFGFDPGFEVPAFSMRDEHVPAIDETYVFDPATTRAILAGFAFNRRVMVQGYHGTGKSTHIEQVAARLNWPMIRVNLDSHISRIDMVGKDAIVVRDGLQVTEFQEGILPWAVQRPVALLFDEYDAGRPDVMFVIQRVLEASGSLTLLDQTRVIRPHPHFRLFATTNTVGLGDTTGLYHGTQQINQGQMDRWSLVVTLNYLPAETERAIVEAKLGEYGKTEEGRAQIADMVKVADLTREAFINGDLSTVMSPRTVLTWAENTAIFGDPGTAFRLTFINKCDELERPIVAEFYQRVFGETLAESPVKGSSPGRAA from the coding sequence ATGACCGACACGCTCATTGCCGCCAAACCCGATACCACTGCCGACTGCAAGGCCCTGTTCGGGTTTGATCCCGGCTTCGAAGTGCCCGCCTTCTCCATGCGCGACGAGCACGTGCCGGCGATTGACGAGACCTATGTGTTCGATCCGGCAACTACGCGCGCCATTCTGGCGGGCTTTGCCTTCAACCGGCGTGTGATGGTGCAAGGCTATCACGGCACCGGCAAATCGACCCATATTGAACAGGTCGCTGCGCGTCTGAACTGGCCAATGATCCGGGTCAATCTGGACAGCCATATCAGCCGCATCGACATGGTCGGCAAGGATGCCATCGTGGTGCGCGACGGCCTGCAGGTGACCGAGTTCCAGGAAGGCATTCTGCCCTGGGCCGTCCAGCGCCCGGTCGCGCTGCTGTTTGATGAATATGATGCCGGCCGTCCCGACGTGATGTTTGTGATCCAGCGCGTGCTCGAAGCCTCCGGCTCACTGACCTTGCTGGACCAGACGCGCGTCATCCGCCCGCATCCGCATTTCCGCCTGTTTGCCACCACCAACACGGTGGGTCTGGGCGATACGACCGGGCTTTATCACGGCACCCAGCAGATCAATCAGGGCCAGATGGACCGCTGGTCGCTGGTGGTGACGCTGAACTATCTGCCGGCCGAGACCGAGCGCGCCATCGTCGAAGCCAAGCTCGGCGAGTACGGCAAGACCGAAGAAGGCAGGGCGCAGATCGCCGACATGGTGAAAGTGGCAGACCTCACCCGCGAAGCCTTCATCAATGGCGATCTCTCCACCGTGATGAGCCCGCGCACCGTGCTCACCTGGGCGGAGAACACGGCGATTTTCGGCGATCCGGGCACTGCCTTCCGCCTCACCTTCATCAACAAGTGCGATGAGCTGGAGCGCCCCATCGTGGCCGAATTCTACCAGCGTGTTTTCGGTGAGACGCTGGCCGAAAGTCCGGTGAAGGGAAGCAGCCCCGGCCGGGCGGCTTGA
- a CDS encoding type II toxin-antitoxin system RelE/ParE family toxin has product MRWTIETLNAEVDAELDALPADMLARFTRIAQLIESVGLTHIGMPHVRPLESGLWEMRMTGRDGIARAIYVTRTGRRVIVVRAFVKKTQTTPRREIEIALKRAKEIMP; this is encoded by the coding sequence ATGCGCTGGACCATCGAAACACTGAATGCCGAGGTTGATGCGGAACTCGACGCCCTGCCGGCAGACATGCTCGCCCGCTTCACCCGGATTGCGCAGCTGATTGAATCGGTAGGTCTGACGCATATCGGCATGCCGCATGTCCGCCCGCTGGAATCCGGATTGTGGGAGATGCGCATGACAGGCCGGGACGGTATCGCCCGGGCCATCTATGTCACCCGCACAGGCCGGCGGGTTATCGTGGTCCGGGCCTTTGTGAAAAAGACCCAGACAACGCCAAGGCGAGAAATCGAGATTGCGCTGAAGCGGGCAAAGGAGATCATGCCATGA
- a CDS encoding multiprotein-bridging factor 1 family protein yields the protein MTRVNTLHERWSSDPAYTEAYDSMADEFAVAHALIEARTRAGLSQAELAERMETSQSVVARMESGRHLPSTRSLQRYARAVGAKLNIALVPAG from the coding sequence ATGACCAGAGTGAATACGCTGCATGAACGCTGGTCTTCCGACCCGGCTTATACCGAAGCCTATGACAGCATGGCGGATGAGTTTGCGGTAGCGCACGCGCTGATCGAGGCGCGCACGCGCGCCGGGCTCAGTCAGGCTGAACTCGCCGAGCGCATGGAGACAAGCCAGTCGGTTGTGGCGCGTATGGAAAGCGGGAGGCATCTGCCCTCGACCCGTTCCCTGCAGCGCTACGCACGCGCCGTGGGTGCCAAGCTGAATATTGCGCTGGTGCCAGCAGGGTGA
- a CDS encoding type II toxin-antitoxin system VapC family toxin gives MRRVLCDTNAAIWWFAGVPRLTDSARTGIENAGTVFLSLASVWEVSIKVGKFGRGRSPALDGLVDALKAGEFAGGFELLAPSMHDYIDAGLLPRHHGDPFDRLLAAQARNGDMPIVSSDRAFDAYGVTRIW, from the coding sequence GTGAGACGGGTCCTGTGTGACACGAACGCGGCGATCTGGTGGTTTGCCGGCGTGCCGCGCCTCACCGATAGTGCCCGAACCGGGATTGAAAATGCCGGGACGGTTTTCCTGAGCCTGGCCAGCGTGTGGGAAGTGAGCATCAAGGTCGGGAAATTCGGCCGGGGCCGGTCGCCCGCGCTGGATGGTTTGGTGGACGCGCTTAAAGCGGGCGAGTTCGCGGGTGGCTTTGAGCTGCTGGCGCCCTCCATGCATGACTATATCGATGCGGGATTGCTGCCGCGACATCATGGAGATCCGTTCGATCGGCTTCTCGCCGCGCAGGCCCGCAATGGCGATATGCCCATTGTCAGCTCTGACCGGGCGTTCGACGCCTATGGCGTGACCCGCATCTGGTAG
- a CDS encoding type II toxin-antitoxin system Phd/YefM family antitoxin translates to MKYVTIHEAKTQLSRLIREIEAGGEIVIRRGKEPVARLIAEKPVTKPKRKPGQWADLRLSAEEVELLTAPMTEEEIAEFEGPWIADEEKRT, encoded by the coding sequence ATGAAATATGTCACGATACATGAGGCCAAGACCCAGCTTTCGCGCCTGATCCGCGAGATCGAGGCAGGCGGGGAAATTGTCATACGCCGTGGCAAGGAGCCGGTTGCACGCCTGATCGCGGAAAAGCCCGTCACCAAACCGAAGCGCAAGCCCGGCCAGTGGGCCGATCTGCGCCTGAGTGCGGAGGAGGTCGAGCTACTGACGGCGCCGATGACCGAAGAGGAAATCGCCGAGTTCGAAGGTCCGTGGATCGCGGATGAGGAAAAGCGGACGTGA